GCGCTCTTCGTGGTCTCGGCGGTCGACGGGATGGACGCCGCCACCGCCGCGCTGTGGGAGGAGTGCGCCGCGGTGGACATGCCCCGGGCGGTCGCCGTGGCCCGGCTGGACCATCCGCGCGCCGACTTCGACGAGGCGGTGGCGCTCTGCCAGCGCGTCTTCGGCGACAACGTGCTCCCGCTCTACCTGCCGATGCTCGGCGACGACGGCGAGTCCACCGTCGGCCTGCTCGGGCTGATCACCCGGCGGATCTTCGACTACACCGACGGCCTGCCGCCGCAGGTCCGCGAGCCCGACCCGGAACATCTGCCGGCCATCGTCGAGTCCCGCAACGAGCTGATCGAGGGGATCATCGCCGAGAGCGAGGACGAGAGCCTGATGGACCACTACCTCGCGGGCGAGGAGATCGACTCCGGGGTCCTGGTCGAGGACCTGGAGAAGGCCGTGGCCCGGGGTCACTTCTACCCGGTGGTGCCGGTCTGCGCGGCGACCGGGGTCGGGCTGGACGCGCTGCTGGAGGTGCTCACCGCCGGCTTCCCGTCGCCGCCGGAGCACGACCTGCCCGTGGTGACCGGGGTGGACGGCTCGCCGCGACCGCCGCTGACCTGCGACCCGGACGGCCCACTGGTCGCCGAGGTGGTCAAGACCACCATCGACCGGCACGTCGGGCGGGTCTGCGTGGTCCGGGTCTTCTCCGGCACGCTGCGCCCCGAGCAGACCGTCCACATCTGCGGGCACGGCCTGGCCGAACGCGGCCACCCCGACCACGACGCCGACGAGCGGATCGCCCACCTCTACAGCCCGCTCGGTGCCGCCCTGCGGGAGGTCGGCGTGGCCGTGGCCGGCGACATCTGCGCGATCACCAAGTCCGGCAGCGCGGAGACCGGCGACACCATCTCCGCCCGGGAGAACCCGCTGCTGATCGCGCCCTGGGAGATGCCGGAGCCACTGCTGCCGGTGGCGATCGTGGCGAAGTCCCGCTCGGACGAGGACGCGCTGGCCCGCAACCTGGCCCGGCTGGTGGCGGGCGACCCGACGATGCGGCTGGAACGCAACCCGGAGACCCACCAGCTGGTGCTCTGGTGCATGGGCGAGGCGCACGCCGACGTGGTCCTGGAGCGGCTGCGCGCCGGCGGGGTCGACCTGGACACCGAGCCGGTGCGGGTGTCGCTGCGGGAGACGCTGACGGCACCCGCCCGCGGGCACGGCCGGCACGTCAAGCAGTCCGGCGGGCACGGCCAGTACGCCGTCTGCGACATCGAGGTGGAGCCGCTGCCGCGCGGCGCCGGTTTCGAGTTCGTCGACCGGGTGGTCGGCGGCGCGGTGCCGCACAACTACATCCCCTCCGTGGAGAAGGGTGTCCGCGCCCAGATGGAGCGCGGGATCGTCGCCGGCCACCCGGTGGTGGACCTGCGGGTGACCCTGGTCGATGGCAAGGCGCACAGCGTGGACTCCTCCGACGCGGCGTTCCAGACCGCCGGGGCGCTGGCCCTGCGCGACGCCGCCGAACAGGGCGGGCCGGCGCTGCTGGAACCGGTCGACGAGGTCACCGTGCGGGTTCCCGACGGCAACGTGGGCACCGTGATGGGCGACCTGTCTGGCCGGCGCGCCCGGGTGCTCGGCACCGAGCCGGATCCGGACTCCGACGGGCGCACCCTGGTACGCGCCGAGGTTCCCGCCACGGAGCTGCTGCGCTACGCCGTGGAGCTGCGCGCGATGACCTCGGGCGCCGGCACCTTCCGCCGCCACTTCGTCCGCTACGACCCCATGCCCGCCCACCTGGCCGACCAGATCCGCAAGGAGCACGTCTGAGCGTGCCGGGCCCGCACGGTCAGGGGCGGGCGGTGGGGAGCATGGGGCTCGGCCAGTAGGGGCGGTCGGCCTCCCGGAGCGCGGCCGTGCGCAGCGCCGCGAGCTGCCGCTCCACCTCGGCGAAGTGGTCGGGGGCGAGCGGGCCGAGGGCCAGCGCGGCGGCGTTCTCCTCCACCTGGGCAACGGTGCGACAGCCCGGGATCGGGATCGTCCGGCCGCTGCGTGCCCAGATCCAACCGAGCGCGCCCTGCGCCAGGGTGCGCCCGTCGGCGGTCAGCGTCGCCCGGACGGCGTGCACCCGGCGCAGCCACTCCGGCGCGGGCCGGCCACCGCGGAACCACTCCAGCCAGCCCGAGGTCATCCCCCGTACGTCGTCGCGGGGCAGGGTCGACGCGGGGTGGTACTTGCCGGTGAGCAGCCCCATGCCGAGCGGTCCACGGTTGACGCTGGCCAGGTCGTACTTCTCGCAGACGGCGAGCAGGTCGGGTGCGTCCCGCAGCACCGACAGGCCGTGCTGCACGGCGGCGGCGTGCGGGGCGTCGTGCCCGAAGGCGGCCGCCCGGTCGGCCCGGTCGGTGCTCCAGCCGTACGCCCGGACCAGGCCCTCGGCGACCAGGTCCTCGAGCGCACCGATCAGCTCCTGCGCCCGGGGCACGGGCAGATCGGCCAGGTGCAGCTGGTAGAGGTCGATCCGGTCGGTGCCGAGGCGACGCAGCGAGTCCCGCACGGCCCGCCGCAGGTACGCCGGTGAGGCGTCCGGCCCGATGGCCTGCCGGGTCCGTTCGTCGAACGTGTAGCCCCACTTGGTGGCGATGACCGCCGCGTCGCGCCGGCCGGCCAGGGCCCGCCCGAGGATGCGTTCACCGTGCCCGGCCCCGTACGTGTCGGCGGTGTCGAAGAGCGTCACACCGCACTCGAGCGCCCGGCGGATCGTCCGGACCGACTCCTCGTCGTCGACCGCGCCCCAGCCCAGCGGGGCCTGCCCCGCCGCCCAGGGACCGGCGATCGCCCAGCAGCCCATGCCCAGGGCGCTGACCTCGATGCCGCTGCGGCCCAGTGTCCGCGTCGACTCCCCCACCGGCGCATCGTGCCATCTACCGGACAGGCTTTGACAAACATCCAGCACGATCATCCGTACGGGCACCGGTGCCGCCCGGATCACCGTGGCTGCGCCCGGTTTCGCGCCCTTCTGCGAACGACCTGCGTACCGCCTCGATCTCTCTTCCCGCACGCGCCGTTTGCTCTGCTTACCGATACGCATCGGCTCCGGTCGGTAACCGTTGCGTGGGGGTAAGCAGAGCAAAGGGGGCGCGGTGCGGATGACTGGCGGCGGGCGGCTCAGGAGGGCCGGCGGCGGGGCGGGTCAGCAGGGCCAGGCGCGGACGAGCAGGTCAGGAGGGCCAGGCGCGCACGAGCAGGTCGCGGGTGTCGCCCAGCAACTGCGGCAGGACCTTGGTACGCCCGATGACCGGCATGAAGTTGGCGTCGCCGCCCCACCGGGGCACCACGTGCTGGTGCAGGTGGGCGGCGATGCCGGCGCCGGCCACGCCGCCCTGGTTCATGCCCAGGTTGAAGCCGTGCGCGTTGCTGACCTTGCGGATCACCCGCATCGCGGTCTGGGTGTACGACGCCAGCTCGGCCGTCTCCGGCCCGTCCAGGTCGGTGTAGTCGGCGACGTGCCGGTACGGGCAGACCAGCAGGTGCCCCGGGTTGTACGGATACAGGTTGAGCACCACGAACACGTGCCCGCCGCGCGCCACCACCAGGTTCTCCTCCGGCGGCCGGCCCGGTGCCAGGCAGAACGGGCACCCGGAGGGTTTCTCGTAGCCGCCCTCCGGCCGGTCCTCCCCGGAGATGTACGTCATCCGGTGGGGCGTCCAGAGCCGGTCCAGCCCGTCGGCCATGTCCCTGTCGATGTGCTCCGCCCCAGTCACACCGGCGATCCTACGACCCCCGCCCGCCCTTACATCTGTGCGGAGGGGCCGGTGTTGGTGCGGGAGCCGACCACGTCGAGGACGTGGGCGACCGCCTCGGCGAGCGGCACGCCGTTGCGCTGGGAGCCGTCCCGGTAGCGGAACGAGACCGTGCCCGCGGCCACGTCGTCGTCACCGGCGATCACCATGAAGGGGATCTTCTGCTGCTGCGCGGTGCGGATCTTCTTCTGCATCCGCTCGTCACCGGCGTCGACCTGGGCGCGGATGCCCTCGGCGCGCAGCGCGGCGACGAAGCCGTGCAGGTAGTCGGTGTGGTCCTCGCGGATCGGGATGCCGACCACCTGCACCGGGGCCAGCCAGGCCGGGAACGCCCCCGCGTAGTGCTCGGTGAGCACGCCGAAGAACCGCTCGATCGAGCCGAAGAGCGCTCGGTGGATCATGACCGGCCGCTGCCGGGTGCCGTCGGCCGCCTGGTACTCCAGGCCGAACCGCTCCGGCTGGTTGAAGTCGACCTGGATGGTGGACATCTGCCAGGTCCGGCCGATGGCGTCCTTAGCCTGCACCGAGATCTTCGGGCCGTAGAAGGCCGCCCCGCCCGGGTCGGGCACCAGGTCGAGCCCGGAGGTCTCGGCGGCGGTACGCAGCGCCTCGGTGGCCTCGGCCCAGTCGGCCTCCGACCCGATGAACTTCGGCGAGTCGTCGCGGGTCGACAGCTCCAGGTAGAAGTCGTCCAGGCCGTAGTCGCGCAGCAGGTCCAGCACGAACGACAGCAGCGTGGTCAGCTCACCGGGCATCTGCTCCCGGGTGCAGTAGATGTGCGAGTCGTCCTGGGTCAGGCCGCGTACCCGGGTCAGGCCGTGCACCACGCCCGACTTCTCGTAGCGGTAGACGGTGCCGAACTCGAACAGCCGCAGCGGCAGTTCCCGGTAGGACCGCCCACGCGACCTGAAGATCAGGTTGTGCATGGGGCAGTTCATCGCCTTGAGGTAGTAGTCCGCCCCCTCCAACTGCATGGGCGGGAACATCGTGTCGGCGTAGTAGGGCAGGTGACCCGAGGTCTCGAAGAGCTGCGCCTTGGTGATGTGCGGGCTGTTGACGAACTCGTACCCCGCCTGCTCGTGCCGGCGACGCGAGTAGTCCTCCAGCTCGCGGCGGATGATGCCGCCCTTGGGGTGGAAGACCGCGAGACCGGAGCCGATCTCGTCGGGGAAGCTGAACAGGTCGAGGTCCGCACCGAGCTTGCGGTGGTCGCGCCGGGCGGCCTCCTCCAGCAGCTTCAGGTACGCCTTCAGCCCGTCCCGGGTCGGCCAGGCCGTGCCGTACACCCGCTGCAACTGCGGGTTGCGCTCGCTGCCCCGCCAGTACGCGGCGGCCGAGCGCATCAGCTTGAACGCGCCGATCAGCCGGGTGTTCGGCAGGTGCGGGCCGCGGCACAGGTCCGACCAGCAGACCTTGTCCTCGTCGGCGGCGAGGTTGTCGTAGATGGTCAGCTCGCCGC
This is a stretch of genomic DNA from Micromonospora sp. WMMD1082. It encodes these proteins:
- the thrS gene encoding threonine--tRNA ligase; protein product: MSAPRTPAVADPVVVAGTTAADAVAAAGLPTTGPKAIVVVRDPQGVLRDLDWRPSEETAVEPVALDEPDGLNVLRHSTAHVLAQAVQDVFPEARLGIGPPIDNGFYYDFAVDKPFQPDDLARLEKRMQEIIKSGQRFRRRRFDSLDEARTELAAEPFKLELIEVKGEGLDSSEVMEVGGGELTIYDNLAADEDKVCWSDLCRGPHLPNTRLIGAFKLMRSAAAYWRGSERNPQLQRVYGTAWPTRDGLKAYLKLLEEAARRDHRKLGADLDLFSFPDEIGSGLAVFHPKGGIIRRELEDYSRRRHEQAGYEFVNSPHITKAQLFETSGHLPYYADTMFPPMQLEGADYYLKAMNCPMHNLIFRSRGRSYRELPLRLFEFGTVYRYEKSGVVHGLTRVRGLTQDDSHIYCTREQMPGELTTLLSFVLDLLRDYGLDDFYLELSTRDDSPKFIGSEADWAEATEALRTAAETSGLDLVPDPGGAAFYGPKISVQAKDAIGRTWQMSTIQVDFNQPERFGLEYQAADGTRQRPVMIHRALFGSIERFFGVLTEHYAGAFPAWLAPVQVVGIPIREDHTDYLHGFVAALRAEGIRAQVDAGDERMQKKIRTAQQQKIPFMVIAGDDDVAAGTVSFRYRDGSQRNGVPLAEAVAHVLDVVGSRTNTGPSAQM
- a CDS encoding elongation factor G-like protein EF-G2, encoding MAQRSQDKGATGGVPSVTDPARIRNVVLVGHSGAGKTTLVEALLAASGTIGRAGSVTDGTTVCDHDPAAVRQQRSVALACAPLLHDGIKVNLLDTPGYADFVGELRAGLRAADAALFVVSAVDGMDAATAALWEECAAVDMPRAVAVARLDHPRADFDEAVALCQRVFGDNVLPLYLPMLGDDGESTVGLLGLITRRIFDYTDGLPPQVREPDPEHLPAIVESRNELIEGIIAESEDESLMDHYLAGEEIDSGVLVEDLEKAVARGHFYPVVPVCAATGVGLDALLEVLTAGFPSPPEHDLPVVTGVDGSPRPPLTCDPDGPLVAEVVKTTIDRHVGRVCVVRVFSGTLRPEQTVHICGHGLAERGHPDHDADERIAHLYSPLGAALREVGVAVAGDICAITKSGSAETGDTISARENPLLIAPWEMPEPLLPVAIVAKSRSDEDALARNLARLVAGDPTMRLERNPETHQLVLWCMGEAHADVVLERLRAGGVDLDTEPVRVSLRETLTAPARGHGRHVKQSGGHGQYAVCDIEVEPLPRGAGFEFVDRVVGGAVPHNYIPSVEKGVRAQMERGIVAGHPVVDLRVTLVDGKAHSVDSSDAAFQTAGALALRDAAEQGGPALLEPVDEVTVRVPDGNVGTVMGDLSGRRARVLGTEPDPDSDGRTLVRAEVPATELLRYAVELRAMTSGAGTFRRHFVRYDPMPAHLADQIRKEHV
- a CDS encoding HIT domain-containing protein, encoding MADGLDRLWTPHRMTYISGEDRPEGGYEKPSGCPFCLAPGRPPEENLVVARGGHVFVVLNLYPYNPGHLLVCPYRHVADYTDLDGPETAELASYTQTAMRVIRKVSNAHGFNLGMNQGGVAGAGIAAHLHQHVVPRWGGDANFMPVIGRTKVLPQLLGDTRDLLVRAWPS
- a CDS encoding aldo/keto reductase, which gives rise to MGESTRTLGRSGIEVSALGMGCWAIAGPWAAGQAPLGWGAVDDEESVRTIRRALECGVTLFDTADTYGAGHGERILGRALAGRRDAAVIATKWGYTFDERTRQAIGPDASPAYLRRAVRDSLRRLGTDRIDLYQLHLADLPVPRAQELIGALEDLVAEGLVRAYGWSTDRADRAAAFGHDAPHAAAVQHGLSVLRDAPDLLAVCEKYDLASVNRGPLGMGLLTGKYHPASTLPRDDVRGMTSGWLEWFRGGRPAPEWLRRVHAVRATLTADGRTLAQGALGWIWARSGRTIPIPGCRTVAQVEENAAALALGPLAPDHFAEVERQLAALRTAALREADRPYWPSPMLPTARP